From a region of the Streptomyces sp. NBC_01454 genome:
- a CDS encoding zinc-binding dehydrogenase, which produces MVRAAVLSAVNAPLQVTEIDLPAPGPGQVRIKLAAAGVCHSDLSLSNGTLRQPAPAVLGHEGAGTVTAVGPDVTTVAPGDQVVLNWAPSCGDCHFCGLAEPWLCAGAGLAANSPYATLADGATALYPGLGTAAFAEETVVPAHAALPLPDGVPLADAALLGCAVLTGWGAVHHSARVRAGESVVVFGVGGVGLATLQAARIAGAGPIVAVDVSPAKEELARAAGATEFLVAGDAAFFEKEGAKRIRRLTGGIGADVAIECVGRADTIRAAWSATRRGGRTTVVGIGGQEQQVTFSALELFYFGRTLSGCVYGNSDPARDLPVIAGHVRSGALDLAALVTERIGLDGIPAAFDAMLAGKGGRALVVF; this is translated from the coding sequence GTGGTTCGCGCCGCCGTACTGTCCGCCGTCAACGCCCCGCTCCAGGTCACCGAGATCGATCTGCCCGCACCCGGCCCCGGTCAGGTCCGCATCAAGCTCGCCGCCGCCGGTGTCTGCCACTCGGATCTGTCGCTGTCCAACGGGACCCTGCGCCAGCCCGCCCCCGCCGTCCTCGGACACGAGGGCGCAGGCACCGTGACCGCGGTCGGCCCCGACGTGACCACGGTGGCCCCCGGCGACCAGGTCGTCCTCAACTGGGCGCCGTCCTGCGGCGACTGCCATTTCTGCGGGCTGGCCGAGCCGTGGCTGTGCGCCGGTGCGGGCCTCGCCGCGAACTCCCCGTACGCCACCCTCGCCGACGGCGCCACCGCGCTCTACCCCGGCCTGGGCACCGCCGCGTTCGCCGAGGAGACGGTGGTGCCCGCACACGCCGCGCTGCCGCTGCCGGACGGGGTGCCGCTCGCCGACGCCGCGCTGCTGGGCTGCGCGGTGCTCACCGGCTGGGGCGCCGTCCACCACAGCGCCCGGGTGCGGGCGGGGGAGTCGGTCGTGGTCTTCGGCGTCGGCGGGGTGGGCCTGGCCACGCTGCAGGCGGCACGGATCGCGGGCGCCGGCCCGATCGTGGCGGTGGACGTCTCGCCGGCGAAGGAGGAGCTGGCCCGCGCGGCCGGCGCCACCGAGTTCCTGGTGGCCGGGGACGCCGCGTTCTTCGAGAAGGAGGGCGCCAAGCGGATCCGCAGGCTCACCGGGGGAATCGGTGCCGATGTCGCCATCGAATGCGTGGGCCGCGCCGACACCATCCGCGCCGCCTGGTCGGCGACCCGACGCGGCGGCCGTACGACGGTCGTCGGCATCGGCGGCCAGGAGCAGCAGGTGACCTTCTCCGCCCTGGAACTCTTCTACTTCGGCCGGACGCTCTCCGGCTGCGTCTACGGCAACAGCGACCCCGCCCGCGATCTCCCGGTCATCGCCGGCCACGTCCGCTCCGGCGCGCTCGATCTCGCCGCGCTGGTCACCGAGCGGATCGGCCTCGACGGCATCCCGGCGGCCTTCGACGCGATGCTGGCGGGCAAGGGCGGGCGGGCGCTGGTCGTCTTCTGA
- a CDS encoding TetR/AcrR family transcriptional regulator, giving the protein MGAAAERAEEENEEWAGVTPDAARRLVGAAVEAFAERGYHATTTRDIAGRAGMSPAALYIHYKTKEELLYRISGIGHEKALRIMGAAAEAGGSATERLRDAVRTFARWHAEHHTTARVIQYELQALSPEHYTEITGLRRKTDRLLRQIIQDGADSGEFRADDVPGTTLAVLSLCVDVARWFTADGPRTPDEVGTLYADLVLRMVGAPDRP; this is encoded by the coding sequence ATGGGTGCGGCGGCGGAACGGGCCGAAGAGGAGAACGAGGAGTGGGCCGGGGTGACCCCGGACGCCGCGCGACGGCTGGTCGGTGCCGCCGTCGAGGCCTTCGCGGAGCGTGGCTACCACGCGACCACCACCCGTGACATCGCCGGCCGCGCCGGTATGAGCCCGGCCGCGCTCTACATCCACTACAAGACCAAGGAAGAACTGCTCTACCGCATCAGCGGCATCGGCCACGAAAAGGCGCTGCGCATCATGGGCGCCGCCGCCGAGGCCGGGGGCAGCGCCACCGAGCGGCTGCGCGACGCCGTGCGCACCTTCGCCCGCTGGCACGCCGAGCACCACACCACCGCCCGGGTCATCCAGTACGAGCTGCAGGCGCTGAGCCCCGAGCACTACACCGAGATCACCGGCCTGCGTCGCAAGACCGACCGGCTGCTGCGGCAGATCATCCAGGACGGCGCGGACAGCGGGGAGTTCCGGGCCGACGACGTCCCCGGCACCACCCTCGCGGTGCTGTCGCTGTGCGTGGACGTCGCCCGCTGGTTCACGGCCGACGGCCCGCGCACGCCGGACGAGGTGGGCACCCTCTATGCCGATCTCGTACTGCGGATGGTGGGGGCGCCGGACAGACCCTAG
- a CDS encoding TetR/AcrR family transcriptional regulator has protein sequence MQQPTPRPAPPLGSLRRAPVQQRSAQRLARILDACAHVLEETGYENLSTRSVAVRAGVPIGSVYRFFPNKRAMAEALARRNLDAYADRITARLATPAPASSQWHRAMDVVIDEYLAMKRTVPGFALVEFTVPAPRASRQANYEVADRLLGLFAGPLSLDPADERLRTAFLVGVETADALLQLAFRTDPEGDPAIVGETKLLLRAYLVRYLDGGGADAGHE, from the coding sequence GTGCAGCAGCCCACCCCGCGCCCCGCCCCGCCGCTCGGCTCCCTCCGCCGCGCCCCCGTCCAGCAGCGCAGCGCCCAGCGCCTGGCCCGGATCCTCGACGCCTGCGCCCATGTGCTGGAGGAGACCGGCTACGAGAATCTGAGCACCCGGTCCGTGGCCGTCCGCGCCGGCGTCCCGATCGGCTCCGTCTACCGCTTCTTCCCCAACAAGCGCGCCATGGCCGAGGCCCTCGCCCGGCGCAATCTCGACGCCTACGCGGACCGCATCACCGCCCGGCTGGCCACACCGGCCCCCGCGTCGTCGCAGTGGCACCGCGCGATGGACGTGGTGATCGACGAATACCTCGCCATGAAGCGCACGGTGCCGGGCTTCGCCCTGGTGGAGTTCACCGTTCCCGCCCCGCGCGCCTCCCGCCAGGCCAACTACGAGGTGGCCGACCGGCTGCTCGGCCTCTTCGCCGGACCGCTGAGCCTGGACCCCGCCGACGAGCGGCTGCGCACCGCCTTCCTGGTGGGCGTCGAGACCGCCGACGCCCTGCTTCAGCTCGCCTTCCGTACGGATCCGGAAGGGGATCCCGCGATCGTCGGGGAGACCAAGCTGCTGCTGCGGGCCTATCTGGTGCGCTATCTGGACGGCGGCGGGGCGGACGCCGGCCACGAATGA
- the hmgA gene encoding homogentisate 1,2-dioxygenase: MTGTGNEQARKTAEALAYTTGFGNEHSSEAVPGALPTGRNSPQRAPLGLYAEQLSGSAFTEPRGTNHRSWLYRIRPSAAHPPFTRAAQGALRSAPFTDCVPDPNRLRWNPLPEPAGPADFLDGLWTLGGNGDPTQRTGMAVHLYCANTSMDRRVFSTADGELLIVPERGALLLRTELGLLRAEPGEVALIPRGVRFRVELLDAASDGQGPTARGYVCENHGRPFQLPDLGPIGANGLANTRDFRAPVAAYEDVEGPVEVVNKFCGHLWTATYDHSPLDVVAWHGNHVPYVYDLRRFNVLGSISYDHPDPSIFTVLTSPSDTPGLAGVDFVVFAPRWLVGEDTFRPPYFHRNVMTEYMGLIEGAYDAKAAGEGGFVPGGGSLHNMMSAHGPDRETFDRASDAELQPQKVDDGLAFMFETRWPLTLTEQARDAGHLQRGYDDVWQGLQRHFRP, encoded by the coding sequence ATGACAGGCACGGGCAACGAGCAGGCGCGGAAAACGGCCGAGGCGCTGGCGTACACCACCGGCTTCGGCAATGAGCACAGCTCGGAGGCCGTCCCGGGGGCACTGCCGACCGGTCGCAACTCCCCCCAGCGCGCCCCGCTCGGCCTCTACGCCGAGCAGCTCAGCGGCTCGGCGTTCACCGAACCGCGCGGGACCAACCACCGCTCCTGGCTCTACCGCATCCGCCCGTCGGCCGCCCACCCGCCGTTCACCCGCGCCGCGCAGGGCGCCCTGCGCTCGGCGCCGTTCACCGACTGCGTCCCCGACCCCAACCGGCTGCGCTGGAACCCGCTGCCCGAGCCCGCGGGCCCGGCCGACTTCCTCGACGGCCTGTGGACCCTGGGCGGCAACGGCGACCCCACCCAGCGCACCGGCATGGCCGTGCACCTGTACTGCGCCAACACCTCCATGGACCGGCGGGTGTTCAGCACCGCCGACGGCGAGCTGCTGATCGTCCCGGAGCGCGGCGCGCTGCTGCTGCGCACCGAACTCGGCCTGCTGCGCGCCGAACCGGGCGAGGTGGCCCTCATCCCGCGCGGTGTCCGCTTCCGCGTCGAGCTGCTGGACGCCGCGTCCGACGGACAGGGCCCGACCGCGCGCGGCTATGTCTGCGAGAACCACGGACGGCCCTTCCAGCTCCCCGACCTCGGCCCGATCGGCGCCAACGGCCTCGCGAACACCCGGGACTTCCGCGCGCCGGTCGCCGCCTACGAGGATGTCGAGGGCCCCGTCGAGGTCGTCAACAAGTTCTGCGGCCACCTCTGGACCGCGACCTACGACCACTCACCGCTGGATGTCGTCGCCTGGCACGGCAACCACGTCCCGTACGTCTACGACCTGCGCCGCTTCAATGTCCTCGGCTCGATCAGCTACGACCACCCCGACCCGTCGATCTTCACCGTCCTCACCTCCCCCTCCGACACCCCGGGGCTGGCGGGCGTGGACTTCGTGGTCTTCGCACCGCGCTGGCTGGTCGGCGAGGACACCTTCCGCCCGCCGTACTTCCACCGCAATGTGATGACCGAGTACATGGGTCTGATCGAGGGCGCCTACGACGCGAAGGCGGCCGGCGAAGGCGGCTTCGTCCCGGGCGGCGGCTCACTGCACAACATGATGTCGGCGCACGGGCCGGACCGGGAGACCTTCGACCGCGCGAGCGACGCCGAGCTCCAGCCGCAGAAGGTCGACGACGGCCTGGCCTTCATGTTCGAGACCCGCTGGCCGCTGACGCTCACCGAACAGGCCCGGGACGCCGGCCATCTGCAGCGGGGTTACGACGACGTATGGCAGGGTCTCCAGCGCCATTTCCGCCCGTGA
- a CDS encoding MFS transporter, whose protein sequence is MRDTTSPTPDRRGGTALGTRAAARLDRLPPSRWHRRLTLVVGIGAFFDLYELFLGGVLAAVLAGQWHLGHTATSWVIASGFLGMFVGANVLSVLADRFGRRRMFLVNLAAYSFFSLLSAGAPDLSWLLPLRFAAGLGLGAELVLVDTYLAEFLPRAVRGRYLAWAYTIGFVGVPVAALLGARLVAAHRLLGLEGWRWLLLAGALGAAFLQLMRRRLPESPRWLAVQGRDAEAERIVAELEERVARESGGSLPSVPETETVWERRVPLGEMFRGTWRRRTVMWWLFQVLQTVGYYGFGSLAPVVLTAKGHTVTESLLYAALSFCGYPAGSALSVPLIDRVERRTLIIASALGIAGCGLAFGFATAAWAVVTFGFLLTVCSNIFSNAFHVYQTELFPTALRSSAIGIAYSLSRLTSVVLPFVALSVLDDFGAAAVFTGSAGLMLLLCLDVALLGPRTTGLSLERI, encoded by the coding sequence ATGCGGGACACCACCTCGCCCACGCCGGACCGGCGCGGGGGGACGGCCCTCGGCACCCGGGCCGCCGCACGGCTCGACCGGCTGCCGCCGTCGCGGTGGCACCGCCGTCTCACCCTCGTCGTCGGCATCGGTGCCTTCTTCGACCTCTACGAGCTGTTTCTGGGCGGGGTGCTGGCCGCGGTGCTGGCCGGGCAGTGGCACCTGGGGCACACCGCGACGTCCTGGGTGATCGCGTCCGGCTTCCTCGGGATGTTCGTCGGCGCGAATGTGCTCTCGGTGCTCGCCGACCGCTTCGGGCGGCGCCGGATGTTCCTGGTCAATCTGGCCGCCTACTCGTTCTTCTCGCTGCTGAGCGCCGGTGCGCCGGATCTGTCGTGGCTGCTGCCGCTGCGCTTCGCGGCCGGGCTGGGGCTCGGCGCCGAACTCGTGCTGGTGGACACCTATCTCGCCGAGTTCCTGCCCCGGGCGGTGCGCGGGCGCTACCTCGCCTGGGCCTACACCATCGGCTTCGTGGGCGTGCCGGTCGCCGCGCTGCTCGGGGCCCGCCTGGTGGCCGCCCACCGGCTGCTGGGCCTCGAGGGCTGGCGCTGGCTGCTGCTCGCCGGTGCGCTGGGCGCCGCGTTCCTTCAGCTGATGCGGCGCCGGCTTCCGGAGTCACCGCGGTGGCTGGCGGTGCAGGGCCGCGACGCGGAGGCCGAACGGATCGTGGCGGAGCTGGAGGAGCGGGTGGCCCGGGAGAGCGGCGGCAGCCTGCCGTCGGTACCCGAGACGGAGACCGTCTGGGAACGGCGGGTGCCGCTGGGGGAGATGTTCCGGGGCACCTGGCGGCGGCGGACCGTGATGTGGTGGCTCTTCCAGGTGCTGCAGACCGTCGGCTACTACGGCTTCGGGTCGCTGGCGCCGGTGGTGCTCACCGCGAAGGGGCACACCGTCACCGAGTCGCTGCTGTACGCGGCGCTGAGCTTCTGCGGCTATCCGGCCGGCTCCGCGCTGTCGGTCCCGCTGATCGACCGGGTCGAGCGCCGGACGCTGATCATCGCCTCGGCGCTCGGCATCGCCGGCTGTGGTCTGGCCTTCGGATTCGCCACCGCGGCCTGGGCCGTCGTCACCTTCGGCTTTCTGCTGACGGTGTGCAGCAACATCTTCTCCAACGCCTTCCACGTCTACCAGACCGAGCTCTTCCCGACCGCCCTGCGCAGCAGCGCCATCGGTATCGCCTACTCGCTGTCCCGGCTCACCTCGGTCGTACTGCCGTTCGTCGCGCTGAGCGTGCTCGACGACTTCGGGGCGGCCGCGGTGTTCACCGGCTCGGCGGGCCTGATGCTGCTGCTGTGCCTGGACGTGGCGCTGCTGGGGCCGCGCACGACGGGGCTCAGCCTCGAGCGGATTTGA
- a CDS encoding aldehyde dehydrogenase family protein, producing MKQHDAMYIDGSWRPAAGSETIEVVNPADERVIATVPAGSAPDVDAAVHAARAALPGWAATPPGERADRLAALHGRLTERADEIAETVTAELGAPLAFSKAVHAGVPLAVCASYAELARTYAFEEKIGNSTVLHEPVGVVGAITPWNYPLHQIVAKVAPALAAGCTVVLKPAEDTPLVAQLFAECVDEARIPAGVFNLVTGLGPVAGQALAAHEGVDLVSFTGSTAVGRRIGALAGAAVKRVALELGGKSANVILPGADLAKAVGVGVANVMANSGQTCSAWTRMLVHRDRYAEAVELAAAAAAKYVPGERVGPLVNARQQGRVRGYIEQGIAQGARVVAGGPEALDGPGYYVRPTVFADVTPEMTLAQEEIFGPVLALLEYEDEDDAARIANGTVYGLAGAVWAGDDAEAAAFARRLDTGQVDINGGRFNPLAPFGGYKQSGIGRELGPHGLAEYLQTKSLQF from the coding sequence GTGAAGCAGCACGACGCGATGTACATCGACGGAAGCTGGCGGCCCGCCGCGGGCAGCGAGACGATCGAGGTCGTCAACCCGGCCGACGAACGGGTCATCGCCACCGTCCCGGCCGGCTCCGCGCCGGATGTGGACGCCGCCGTTCACGCCGCCCGCGCCGCCCTGCCGGGCTGGGCCGCCACCCCGCCCGGGGAGCGCGCGGACCGGCTGGCCGCGCTGCACGGCCGGCTCACCGAGCGCGCCGACGAGATCGCCGAGACCGTCACCGCCGAACTCGGCGCGCCGCTCGCCTTCAGCAAGGCGGTGCACGCCGGGGTGCCGCTCGCGGTCTGCGCCTCCTACGCCGAACTCGCCCGTACGTATGCCTTCGAGGAGAAGATCGGCAACTCCACCGTGCTGCACGAACCGGTCGGGGTGGTGGGCGCGATCACGCCCTGGAACTACCCGCTGCACCAGATCGTCGCCAAGGTGGCCCCGGCTCTCGCGGCGGGCTGCACGGTGGTGCTCAAACCGGCCGAGGACACCCCGCTGGTCGCCCAGCTGTTCGCCGAGTGCGTCGACGAGGCCCGGATACCCGCCGGGGTCTTCAACCTCGTCACCGGCCTCGGCCCGGTCGCCGGGCAGGCCCTCGCCGCGCACGAAGGCGTCGACCTGGTGTCCTTCACCGGCTCGACGGCCGTCGGACGGCGGATCGGTGCGCTCGCGGGCGCCGCGGTCAAGCGGGTGGCGCTGGAACTCGGCGGCAAGTCCGCCAATGTCATCCTGCCCGGTGCCGACCTGGCGAAGGCGGTCGGGGTGGGCGTCGCCAACGTCATGGCCAACTCCGGCCAGACCTGCAGCGCCTGGACCCGGATGCTGGTCCACAGGGACCGCTACGCCGAGGCCGTCGAGCTGGCGGCCGCCGCGGCGGCCAAATACGTGCCCGGTGAGCGCGTCGGTCCGCTGGTCAACGCCCGCCAGCAGGGCCGGGTCCGCGGCTACATCGAGCAGGGCATCGCCCAGGGGGCGCGCGTCGTGGCGGGCGGCCCGGAGGCGCTCGACGGGCCCGGCTACTACGTCCGGCCGACGGTCTTCGCGGACGTCACCCCGGAGATGACCCTCGCCCAGGAGGAGATCTTCGGCCCGGTCCTGGCGCTGCTGGAGTACGAGGACGAGGACGACGCCGCGCGGATCGCCAACGGCACCGTCTACGGTCTGGCCGGCGCGGTCTGGGCGGGCGACGACGCCGAGGCGGCCGCGTTCGCCCGCCGTCTGGACACCGGGCAGGTCGACATCAACGGCGGCCGCTTCAACCCCCTCGCCCCGTTCGGCGGTTACAAGCAGTCCGGCATCGGCCGGGAACTGGGCCCGCACGGCCTGGCCGAATATCTGCAGACCAAGTCGCTCCAGTTCTGA
- a CDS encoding type ISP restriction/modification enzyme: protein MTAKQDAPRLSDLMPWSVAPLRLGRSWVRSPDPATLRARWTALVEAGDTAARERLFRPSRARTLHSAVGQLPGQATPTGRLHRASGPCPEPVRILHGPFDQQWLLPDHRLIDGARPELWRVADERQLFVVEWGQVPQLPGPPVVCTTLLPDGRSPAGRPGRIRPFYRRPGGQEPNLAPGLLALLGRRLDRAVRPADLLAWLTASARHSPDGCTVPLTADPEVWERGVALGGRLLWLWTRGAHAVGTPGGPGVERPRMPGGRRPYVRSALPAHGLPPSPGYDPQEEALLLGDGRISPVPAGAWDFHAGGLRVLETWCAERTGTAAEEPEPGSLAALRPTSWLQEWTSELLELLTVLALLAELVPQCAELHRATDEGPQLAAGELRAAGILPAPVHAHRPASVLDHHEEGPEGQFALL, encoded by the coding sequence GTGACGGCGAAGCAGGACGCGCCACGGCTGTCCGATCTCATGCCGTGGTCCGTGGCGCCGCTGCGGCTCGGCCGTTCCTGGGTGCGCTCGCCGGACCCGGCGACCCTGCGGGCCCGCTGGACGGCGCTGGTGGAAGCCGGCGACACGGCCGCCCGCGAGCGCCTGTTCCGGCCGTCCCGGGCCCGCACCCTGCACTCCGCCGTCGGCCAGCTGCCGGGCCAGGCCACCCCGACCGGGCGGCTCCACCGCGCGAGCGGGCCCTGTCCCGAGCCGGTACGGATCCTGCACGGCCCGTTCGACCAGCAGTGGCTGCTGCCCGACCACCGGCTGATCGACGGGGCCCGGCCGGAGCTGTGGCGGGTGGCCGACGAACGGCAGCTGTTCGTCGTCGAGTGGGGCCAGGTCCCGCAGCTGCCCGGGCCTCCGGTGGTGTGCACCACGCTGCTGCCCGACGGACGCTCCCCGGCCGGCCGCCCCGGCCGGATCCGCCCGTTCTACCGGCGGCCCGGCGGCCAGGAGCCGAACCTCGCGCCCGGCCTGCTCGCCCTGCTCGGCCGGCGCCTGGACCGCGCGGTGCGCCCCGCCGACCTGCTCGCCTGGCTCACCGCGAGCGCCCGGCACTCCCCCGACGGCTGCACGGTGCCGCTCACCGCCGACCCGGAGGTCTGGGAGCGCGGTGTCGCGCTCGGCGGGCGGCTGCTGTGGCTGTGGACCCGGGGCGCCCACGCCGTCGGGACCCCGGGCGGGCCCGGCGTCGAGCGGCCCCGGATGCCCGGCGGCCGCCGCCCCTACGTCCGTTCCGCGCTCCCCGCCCACGGGCTGCCCCCGTCGCCCGGCTACGACCCGCAGGAGGAGGCGCTGCTGCTGGGCGACGGCCGGATCTCCCCGGTGCCCGCGGGCGCCTGGGACTTCCACGCGGGTGGGCTGCGTGTCCTTGAGACCTGGTGCGCCGAGCGCACCGGCACCGCCGCGGAAGAGCCGGAGCCCGGCTCCCTGGCGGCGCTGCGCCCCACGAGCTGGCTCCAGGAGTGGACCTCGGAGCTGCTGGAGCTGCTGACCGTGCTGGCGCTGCTGGCCGAACTCGTTCCACAATGTGCGGAGTTGCACCGTGCCACGGACGAGGGCCCGCAGCTCGCGGCGGGTGAACTCCGGGCGGCCGGCATCCTGCCCGCGCCGGTCCACGCACACCGGCCGGCCTCGGTGCTCGATCATCACGAGGAGGGGCCGGAGGGGCAGTTCGCGCTGCTGTGA
- a CDS encoding GntR family transcriptional regulator, whose protein sequence is MTTFAPDSLDLNRKLPLWYQVSQSLRASILGRSPEAPLRLPTEDALAAHYGVSVLTMRQALKELETEGLISRHRRRGTFIEPSAQRGAPVRLLGSVDAIVAQQSGMSTELLGHGPTTVPAELSGYFPGMAEVTGFRRLRGDEETGEPTNHAHNYVRPEIAARIDPADLTRWPMTKVLRDVVGVRISRITDTVEARLADPETARLLRIPLLSPILHYTGITYDEDGHAVDVARIHYRGDRFSFTVSLDA, encoded by the coding sequence GTGACCACCTTCGCTCCCGACTCGCTCGACCTGAACCGCAAGCTGCCGCTGTGGTACCAGGTCTCGCAGTCGCTGCGCGCCTCCATACTCGGCCGCTCCCCCGAGGCGCCGCTGCGGCTGCCCACCGAGGATGCACTCGCCGCGCACTACGGCGTGAGCGTCCTGACCATGCGCCAGGCCCTCAAGGAGCTGGAGACGGAGGGGCTGATCAGCCGGCACCGGCGCCGCGGCACCTTCATCGAGCCGAGCGCTCAGCGCGGTGCGCCGGTGCGGCTGCTGGGTTCCGTGGACGCGATCGTGGCCCAGCAGTCCGGGATGAGCACCGAGCTGCTGGGCCACGGCCCCACCACCGTGCCGGCCGAACTGTCCGGGTACTTCCCCGGCATGGCCGAGGTGACGGGCTTCCGCCGGCTGCGCGGCGACGAGGAGACCGGCGAGCCGACCAACCACGCCCACAACTACGTACGTCCCGAGATCGCCGCCCGGATCGACCCGGCGGACCTGACCCGCTGGCCGATGACGAAGGTGCTGCGGGACGTGGTGGGCGTACGGATCAGCCGGATCACCGACACCGTCGAGGCGCGACTGGCCGACCCGGAGACCGCCCGGCTGCTGCGGATCCCGCTGCTCAGCCCGATCCTGCACTACACGGGCATCACCTACGACGAGGACGGCCACGCAGTCGATGTGGCCCGAATCCACTACAGGGGCGACCGCTTCTCCTTCACGGTGTCGCTTGACGCTTAG
- a CDS encoding TetR/AcrR family transcriptional regulator, producing MARPRKPLLSRERIVSTALALIDSEGLPALSTRRLAAELGVSGPSLYNHFTTKDEILDAVADTVIAQVDVSALEAGGDWRAGLLGWARSYRAALAAHPHIVPFLAQGPGRRPAGLKMADAAFGGMVEAGWPPAQATRVCAMVRYFVAGSALGSFARGFVDDPGAYDPADYPHLGQAHLLAEHQRQVDEGAFETGLRALVDGLALAHPDLVPPDGG from the coding sequence ATGGCCCGACCCCGTAAGCCCCTGCTGAGCCGCGAACGCATCGTCTCCACGGCGCTGGCGCTCATCGACTCCGAGGGGCTGCCGGCGCTCTCCACCCGGCGTCTGGCGGCGGAACTGGGCGTCAGCGGCCCCTCCCTCTACAACCACTTCACGACCAAGGACGAGATCCTCGACGCGGTGGCCGACACGGTCATCGCCCAGGTCGATGTGTCGGCGCTGGAGGCGGGCGGGGACTGGCGCGCCGGGCTGCTCGGCTGGGCCCGCTCCTATCGCGCGGCGCTCGCCGCCCATCCGCACATCGTGCCGTTCCTCGCCCAGGGGCCCGGCCGCCGGCCGGCCGGACTGAAGATGGCCGACGCGGCGTTCGGCGGCATGGTCGAGGCGGGCTGGCCACCCGCCCAGGCCACCCGGGTCTGTGCGATGGTCCGCTACTTCGTCGCCGGCTCCGCGCTGGGCTCGTTCGCCCGCGGCTTCGTCGACGACCCGGGCGCCTACGACCCCGCCGACTACCCGCATCTGGGCCAGGCACATCTGCTGGCGGAGCATCAACGGCAGGTGGACGAGGGCGCGTTCGAGACCGGGCTGCGCGCGCTGGTGGACGGTCTGGCGCTGGCGCACCCCGACCTCGTCCCGCCGGACGGCGGCTGA
- a CDS encoding CitMHS family transporter yields the protein MLTILGFVMIATFLALIMVKKMSPMAALVLIPALFCVLVGQGAHLGDYVLKGIGDLAPTAAMLMFAIIYFGVMIDVGLFDPIVRGILKFCKADPVRVVIGTALLAAIVSLDGDGSTTFMITVSALYPLYKRLKMSLVVMTGVAATANGVMNTLPWGGPTARAATALKLDAGDIFVPMIPALAVGLVAVFVLAYVLGRRERKRLGVLALGDTRLVTEDLDVKESEPVLVGAGAVGTGGAPAGGPRTPGGAGTDSGAAGSAGSPEGADEAGLQTLDPQRATLRPKLYWFNAALTVALLTLLILQALPIPVLFLLGAALALTVNFPHMKDQKARVAAHAENVLNVSGMVFAAAVFTGVLTGTGMVEHMARWLVSGIPDALGPHMGLVTGVLSIPLTYFMSNDGFYFGIVPILAEAGAAHGVTPVEIARASLVGQALHMSSPLVPAVYVLVGMAKVEFGDHTRFTVKWAALTSLVVLGAGLLFGIL from the coding sequence ATGCTGACAATCCTCGGATTTGTCATGATCGCCACCTTCCTGGCGCTGATCATGGTGAAGAAGATGTCACCGATGGCAGCGCTCGTGCTGATTCCCGCGCTGTTCTGTGTCCTGGTCGGACAGGGCGCGCACCTGGGCGACTACGTCCTCAAGGGCATCGGCGACCTGGCCCCCACGGCCGCGATGCTGATGTTCGCCATCATTTACTTCGGGGTGATGATCGATGTCGGGCTCTTCGACCCGATCGTCCGCGGGATCCTGAAGTTCTGCAAGGCCGACCCGGTCCGCGTCGTGATCGGCACGGCGCTGCTCGCCGCGATCGTCTCGCTCGACGGCGACGGCTCCACCACCTTCATGATCACCGTCTCGGCGCTCTACCCGCTGTACAAGCGGCTGAAGATGAGCCTGGTGGTGATGACCGGCGTCGCCGCCACCGCCAACGGCGTGATGAACACCCTCCCCTGGGGCGGCCCGACCGCCCGCGCCGCCACCGCCCTCAAGCTCGACGCCGGCGACATCTTCGTCCCGATGATCCCCGCCCTGGCCGTCGGCCTGGTCGCGGTCTTCGTCCTCGCGTACGTCCTCGGCCGGCGTGAGCGCAAGCGGCTGGGCGTGCTGGCCCTCGGCGACACCCGGCTGGTGACCGAGGACCTGGACGTCAAGGAGAGCGAGCCGGTCCTGGTCGGCGCGGGCGCCGTCGGCACGGGCGGCGCCCCGGCCGGTGGCCCGCGCACCCCGGGCGGCGCCGGCACCGATTCCGGAGCCGCCGGGTCCGCCGGCTCCCCGGAGGGCGCGGACGAGGCCGGTCTCCAGACGCTGGACCCGCAGCGCGCCACCCTGCGCCCCAAGCTCTACTGGTTCAATGCCGCGCTCACCGTCGCGCTGCTCACCCTGCTGATCCTGCAGGCGCTGCCGATCCCGGTGCTGTTCCTGCTCGGTGCCGCCCTCGCGCTCACCGTCAACTTCCCGCACATGAAGGACCAGAAGGCCCGGGTCGCGGCGCACGCCGAGAACGTCCTCAACGTCTCCGGCATGGTCTTCGCCGCCGCCGTCTTCACCGGGGTGCTCACCGGCACCGGCATGGTCGAGCACATGGCCCGCTGGCTGGTCAGCGGCATCCCCGACGCGCTCGGCCCGCACATGGGCCTCGTCACCGGCGTGCTCAGCATCCCGCTGACCTACTTCATGTCCAACGACGGCTTCTACTTCGGCATCGTGCCGATCCTCGCCGAGGCCGGTGCCGCCCACGGCGTGACCCCCGTCGAGATCGCCCGGGCCTCGCTCGTCGGCCAGGCCCTGCACATGTCCAGCCCGCTGGTCCCCGCGGTGTACGTCCTCGTCGGCATGGCCAAGGTCGAGTTCGGCGACCACACCAGGTTCACCGTCAAATGGGCCGCGCTGACCTCCCTGGTGGTCCTGGGGGCGGGTCTGCTCTTCGGCATCCTCTAG